TGTAAGTATATGATAATGCTGATTAATTTTATTACCCTTAAAAGGTAATAGATGGTAACGAAAAAGGTAATATTTTATAAATACCATTTAAAACAATGACTTATATATATAGGGATATCACCTTTCTAAAAAGTAATTTGTTACTTATATATTACTTTTTTATTACCTTTTAATAAATTCTTATAAGCTATATAAATAAAGGGTTACAAGAGAATATTAAATAATTATTACCTTTATTACCTTTTTATTTGACTGTATGAAATATCTAAGTATTAAAACCCATTAATCTTTACTGTGTACTTTTGGGCATATTATTAATTAACCGTGGGCTAGTAGTGGGCTGATATATAGGGTACATATTGATGAATACTTATCACAGAAACGTTATATAACAAGGGGTTAGAGTTTTGATGCCTGAAGTCGTCACGTTATACAGAGGTTTCGAATCTCTCCGTCTCCGCCAAATTTAAGTACAATGTTTAAGAAAAATAAAAAATCCCCAATCATATTTGTGATTGGGGATTTTTTTTGTATCTGGATTCATAATAATCTCACGTCAGTTCATCGTAATATCTCTTGACGCTACAGGCTTTTTTAATTTTATAAAGGTGCGAGTGGGTTACAATAGCTACATGAAGTGAACAATTTAGAGAATAAAAGACGAATGTGGTTATTGCTTGTATCCTCATTGCTATTTACTATCATAAGTATTGCTGTTTAATAAACAAATGTGAGGATAAGCCAATGAAAAAACTAGCGTTGTATTTATTAGTTGGTGCTGCCCTTGTAGGTTGTGGCGGTGATGATTCTAGTTCTAACTCAAATTCTAGCCCTGATCCTAATCCAGACCCTAATCTTAGTGTTAAGCTAATGCCAGGTTTTTATGAAGGTAGAACAAATGAAAAAGAATTTTTAGAAGGTTTGGTTGACGATAATAGTAGGTTATGGTTTACCTATGCAGAGGATAAGCCTGACAATGTCATAGGCTTTCTCAGCAGTAATGGTCCAATAATACTCAATAATAATAAATTTCAGGTATCAGCAAAAGGCTATCCTTATGATAATAACCGTGCTTCTCGCGATAATACGATTACTGGTGATTATAAATTAGGCGTTATTAATGGTACATTCTACGAACTGCCTTCAAAACCGATAACGTACAATCTAAAGCTCAAAACGGCTTCATTTAAAAAGCATACTTTGGACAAGATTGATAATAAAACAATCACTGCTCCGTTATATGTGACCAGTGGTACGGGTGCAGCTGAGGCAACAATTAAATTTACGACGAATGGTAACTTCACTGGTAAAGATATCAAAGGTTGTGATATTTCGGGTAAATTTACACAAGTTGCTTCACAACGATACTTTGAGAGCAGCATAACTTTTGGTCAAATTAACTGTTCTGCGGCTGGAGAAACGCTTACAGGGGTTGCGAGTTTAGATGATGTAGATACTAACCTATTGATTCTTGGTACCAATGGTAGCAGTGGTAGAGGGATGTATTTTGGTAGCTGATATTAGTAAGCAATTGGCATCATTTCTATTATTTGTTAAGTCTAAAAAAGCCCTAATCATTATTGATTAGGGCTTTTTTTATGCCGCTAACGACATACTGATTACTTAGTTAGTTTATTTAAAAATTCAATTTTTTGACCATCCGTAAGTATCAATGTGCCTTCACTGATGATGATGGTGACATCTTGCGCATTTTTAATCGCGCGCATCACATTTATATCTTCAATACTGGTTTCAATCACGATTGTACTCGACTGCTCAGGTGCAATAGGTGGTACAAACGTCGTGATTGGCACATTAAAATTTTTACCTTTGGCGAGCTTAGCATCTTGCATGAGCAGCGAGCCTTTAAAGCTTTGAATGGGAATTGTGCCTTCATTAGACAGTACAAACTGCAATTTAACTTGGTTTAGGCTATCACTATTACTGGTTTTGACAGGCAGTAGAGCGATAGGGTAAGTTTGCGCCTGAATCCGCCCAAGTTGTTGATTGGCGATAATAGGACTTTTCTTACCCGTAGGATTATTAGGATGAAGCCGCTCATATTCGCGCTGCTGTACTAGAGCCTGCTTAATGGTAGTACGCGGCACTGCGCCTGCCTCAAAGGCCTCACTAAGCTTCATACGTAGCATATAGCGGCTTAGTAGCTGCCTATCGCTCTCAGAAAGCTGCTCAAAGGTTTTCCCGAGCTTTTCCTGCCACTGATTGGAGTCTGTGGGTATGGACTGTTGGCTGGGGTCAGCTTGTGGCATGGAACAGCCGGTGATGACTGAACCCATAGCAAACGCTAGTAGCAATAATAGTAAGTGATGTGTGTGCTGTATAGAGCGGTTCAAAATCGTGTGATATGACACGATAGATTTATTTATGAAAGTAGAGTTATCTGTTGATAACCGTTTTTTTAATAAAATTAACATTATCTACCTCCTTTTTACCTCAATTTTTTTACCTCAAATTGCCAACTTTTCATTATTACTGTTCTTTAATTCTAATTTAGTGTGACTAAATTTTAGGCAATTAATCTAAGTTACCGACTTGAATATACCTTGTTTTAAAAGAGATAGAGTCAAATCAGCGCGCAAGATTGTGTTAAATTTTGCAAGAAGATAAAAAATAGAGATTAAGGGTAGGCGGGATTAGATATCGTGTTTATGAGAGTAGTAGACAGAAAAACGTATTTGTCACGGCAAAGATAAAGGCTAGGCACGATTAAGTAAACCTAGCCTAAGAATATCTGCTAGTAAAAACTAGATAGAGATGGTTAGGCTATTAAGCAATAATAATAAAGTCAGTCTTTTTATGAGAGCTTATCATTTATCTTGCAGTTCAGATAACGGATGAGTGATATTGCTATTATGCGTCACAACGATGGCTTCATCAATAATACGCTGACTGACGCCATTCTTACGTAGCGTTTCAATAAATAGCTCATCATGCGCTAATGTGTAGTCCTGATGATCGCGGTCAAGCCCTTGGCGTATATATAAACGAATCAGCCCTTGGATGCGCTTGAAGCCTAGCTCCGCTGATGTTGCACCTAATAGTTCAATCATCTCCTCAGAGAGGCGGATGCTGATAGGGCGCATAACTTTTTGCGGATGAGCAGAAAACTTATTTTTGATGCGTACAGGTATCATAATAAACCATTACTTTTAGTGAGTAGGAATAAAGAACTTGGACGAAAATCGTTAATACTTACCATACAGCAAAGCGTGTTGAATTAAAACGTTAACCGTACCTAAACACTAGTGAACCTAAAAATAGCGTCCATAAAAAAACCTCCATCGAATAGCGATGAAGGTCTCTTTGAATATGGCTCCTCAACCTGGGCTCGAACCAGGGACACACGGATTAACAGTCCGACGCTCTACCAACTGAGCTATTGAGGAATAAGCTGTGATAACGACAAACTGTGTAACAGTGTTTGCGTTATGTGGGAGGTATTCTAGCCAAGGTTTTGATATCTGTCAACCTTAATGATCAATTAATTATCAAGTTTAAGTTTTTTTATCAAAAATCCTATTTTTTCTGAAATATCAGTCTTATTATTAAGGTTCAATAACACCAAGGCTATATAAAACAGTTATTACTATAGACAAGGGTTGTTAAATGTTTTTACTAATATGTTTATTTAGCGATGAGATGCTATTTAATATCTAAGAACGATTACTACTGTTATCGTTAGCTTTGTTGTCAGCGGTGCGTTTGTTGTTGACAGGGCTAAACTGTGAATCTACTAAGGCACTAGTCAATGCATTCATGTCGCCACCACCTGCCAGTCCAAGCTCACCCAATAAATGATCAATGAGCGGTGCTTGACTGCGATAGCGTAGGGCTGAGCTGACCATGTCATCCGCTAATGAATTGCTTGATGAGCCATTGCCCGTAGCATCTGCTGCAACACCATTTGGCACTTGTCCACCAAGCATGCCCGCGCCATTGCCACCCACTTGCAGAATTTTAATGCCATCAATGTTTTGAATAGGCTTGACCGATTCGGCGATAATTGAGGGTAAGCGCTCAAGCAGGGCAATACGAATTTGCATATCGATTTGATCGGATGACAGCATATTTGCCGCTTTATTGAGTGCTTCTTGTCCTTCGGCTTTAACGCGGTATTTTTCGGCTGTTGCATGGGCAATGACCAGTTGTGCATCTGCCTCACCTTGTGCAATTAAACGCTGCTTATCTGCTGCTGCTTGGGCTTCAATGCGCACCGCTTCTGCTCTATCGGCAGCGGCTTGTTTTTCAGCTTGCGCGGCGACTTTGATTTCAATGGCGTCTATTTCGGCTTCTTCCGACGCTTTAATCAATCGTACTGCTTTGGCACGCTCAGCAATCTCACGTTCACGCACGGTGGTAACGTTTTCTGCCTGTTGGACTGCAAGGGCACGGGCTTTATCGGCTTCGGCTTTTGCCATCGACTCTGCACGTGACTTTTCAGCGACTGCAATTTGTCGTTCTTGTTCTGATAACTCAAGCGATTTTTGGCGTTCGATGTTGGCTTGCTCAACCGCCTGCTCTTTCATGATATTTTGATTTTTGGTATCACGGTCAGCATTGATACGTTGCAGGTCAATTTCGCGTTGCGCTGAGATTTTGGCTGCCTCCGCTTCACGCTGCTTGATGCTTTCTTCAGTTGCGATATTAGAGGCTTGTTCCGCACGGCGAATAGAGATTTCACGCTCTTGCTCAAGCTTGGCATACTCTTCTTCACGAACGATATTGATGCGGCTACGTTCTGCTTCTAGGTTTTTAGTTTTAATAGCCAAATCCGTTTCTTGCTCAATATCATTACGCAGTTTTAGACGCTCTTGAATGGTTTTGGTCAGACGCGTCATACCTTCAGCATCAAAAGCGTTTTGGGGATTAAAGTATTCAAACTTAGTCTGATCGAGTCCAGTCAGTGAAACCGTTTCTAGCTCTAGACCATTTTTAGCCAAATCCTCTGATACGGCACGCTGAACGCGCTGCACAAAATCCACCCGCTTTTCATGCAGCTCTTCCATTTGCATTTCAGCCGCAACGGCACGTAGGGCGTCAACGAATTTACCTTCGACCAGCTCTTTTAGCTCACTGGGTGCCATGGTTTTCATACCTAAGGTTTGCGCGGCGGTAGCTATCGACTCTTTTAGCGGGCTGACACGCACATAAAACTCTGCTTTAACATCGACGCGCATTCTGTCTTTGGTAATCAAGGCTTCAGTATCAGCGCGACGCACTTCTAGGCGTAGGGTATTCATATTGACCGGAATGACTTCGTGCAATACCGGCAGCACAAACGCGCCACCATTCAGAATAACGCTCTCACCGCCCATACCCGTCCGCACAAAAGACACCTCTTTACTGGCGCGAGTATAGAGCCGTGTGAAAATAAAGCCGATAATAAGCAGGGCAACGACAATAACTCCTGCGATAACGAGCCAATAAATCAAAATTTCCATAGCAATCCTATAAATGTGTCAGTATGAGAAAGAGATAAGGCGTATTATTTTTATTTGGAATGAGTTTTTTTGAAGATTTGAAGACTGGTTAACTCTTATAATTTTTTGACTAAGTAATGCCCACTGGCTTTTTTAGTAATAATGAGAGCATCTTCAGCGGTAATAGTGACGGCAGGGTTATTAACCTCAGCGGCAATGGGTAAGGACACCCGACTGCGGGCGTGGTGACCAGATATACAATCAGGGTCAGGCTCAACCATAACATAATGCGTTTGCCCGTGCTCATCAGTGAGCTTGGCTTGTGCTGGTTGCCCGATACTGGCATAGCCTAAAACAATACGCGCCTGTCGTCCGACCAATGAGTCTGCGCTGACCGCGCTGCTTTCATCTTTGGGTAAAATAGGATAAAGCAAACTAGCAATGATTTTTAGCAATGGAAAGCTGATAACAAGCGCATCAAGGCTGGCAAGCCAAGGTGATATAAAGCTACCTAATACTGCAAATGCCAATTGCTGAATCACAAAGCCTGAGATACAAAAGCTGGCAATTAACACAATAAGCAATATCATGGTGGGAATACGACCGACATACAGCCAGTCAAGCGCTTTTAACCCTAAGCTGATATCAGCATCTGCATTCATACTGATATTGCTATCGAAATCCGCATCGACTAACGCATCGGGCAAGATATTATCCAAAAAGCCGCTGATGCCACCAAAGAAAAATCCCAGTAGCTCAACGACTAATAAAATAAGCAAAACTAAAGCAGCAATGGCAAAAGGCGCAAAAGCTGAGGTGTTTAAAATTTCCCACATTGGCGTATCTAAATAAATTTATTAATGAAAGTTGAAGCTAGTGTAACGTAACGGTTATCTAAAAACACGATAAATGTTTCCAAAAATAAAAGGGTATTTTTATTCTTAGGATATAGCGCTGCTCTTAAAAATATAAAATAAGTTCAGCATCAGCATCAGCATCAGCATCAGCATCGGCACCAATATAAACATAAAACTCACAGCCATAAAAAAACCCTCATCAAAGAGATGAGGGTTTTGGCAAGTGCCATAATCGAATCAAAAAGGATTCAAATATTTACTACTAGAATATGGCTCCTCAACCTGGGCTCGAACCAGGGACACACGGATTAACAGTCCGACGCTCTACCAACTGAGCTATTGAGGAATAAGCGGTAAGGGTTATTATCTTACTGCGAGCTTAGAATAAACGCTTTCGAGTTCGTTCTAAGTGGTGCGTATTCTAGCAAAGATAAAAAATACGTCAAGCTTTATTTTTAAATTTTTAATAAAAAGTATGAAATAGTGTGTATTTAGTCATTATTTTACGATAAAAAAGCAAAATAAAAAAAGACGCCCACAATCGGGACGTCCTTTTTCTTTATAGCGAGTATTTAATATAGTTAGTATTTAACTTTAGGTGATTAGTACTTATTCAGCAACGTCCAGTTCCGCCACTGCTTTTTCGATACGAGCGAGTGCGTCTTTTAGTGTGGCTTCATCAGTCGCGTAAGAGATACGCATATGACCGCCAAGTCCGAACGCATCGCCAGGTACGACAGCCACGCCAACTTTTTCTAGTAACCATGCTGAGAATTCAGTACAAGACTTTAGACCAGCGGCTTTAATTAATGGCACGATATTTGGATACACATAGAATGCGCCATCTGGACGCAAGCAAGTGATGCCTTTAATGGCATTTAAGCCATCAACGACCAAGTCACAACGCTGTTCAAAAGCGGCAATCATTGGATCTAGGACGTTTTGGTCACCGCTGATAGCGGCTTCAGCCGCCACTTGGCTGATTGACGTTGGGCAAGAAGTCGACTGACCTTGTACTTTTTTCATCGCGCCAATCAGTTTTGCTGGACCGCCCGCATAACCAATACGCCAGCCCGTCATAGCATAGGCTTTTGACACGCCGTTTAGAATGATGGCGCGCTCTTTTAACTCAGGCGCTGCGTTTAAGATATTGTAGAACTTATCACTCGTCCAGCGAATGTGCTCATACATGTCATCTGATGCAACATAAACTTGGGGATGCTTTTTGAGTACTTCAGCAAGGGCTTTTAGCTCATCTAGGCTATAAATCATACCCGTTGGGTTAGAAGGACTGTTTAGTACCAACAGTTTGGTTTTGTCAGTGATAGCGGCTTCTAACTGTTCTGGCGTGATTTTAAAGTCTTGTTCAGCAGGACATTTAACGATGACTGGTACACCTTCAGCCATGATAACCATGTCAGGATAGCTAACCCAATATGGCGCAGGAATGATGACTTCATCACCTGGGTTAATAAATGCTTGGGCTAAATTAAAGAACGATTGCTTACCACCCACAGACACCAAAATCTCATTCGGCTCATAGCTGATGTCATTATCACGCTTGAACTTCTCAATAATGGCTTTTTTGAGCGCAGGCGTACCATCAACAGCAGTATATTTAGTAAAGCCTTCATTCATCGCTTGCATAGCTGCTTGTTTCACATGTTCTGGGGTATCAAAGTCAGGCTCACCTGCACCTAAACCGATGATGTCTTTACCGGCTGCTTTCAGCTCTGCGGCTTTACTGGTGATAGCAAGCGTTGGTGAAGGTTTAATACTGTTGACGCGGTCAGACAATTGCAGTTCGCTCATTGGAAATCCTTGTGGTTTTTGCTTTGGTTTTAAGTACATCAATAGCGGTGATAACCGTACTATCAGCGCCTTATGTACAGTGAGAATAGGCGGTATAAGCATTATAATCGGTGTTAAGTCGCTAAATTCAGCGCTCTAAAATTTGGCTTATCACATTGTAACATGACAACTCAACACTGTCTTAAGCGACCATTAAGGGAAAGTATAAAAAATATAGAAAATAATGCCGCTATTTAACGATAGGGAGACTGGATAGGATTATGCGCTTTATTGATGACAATAACGGTGAGTGGCTAATCATTTGTTTGCGAAGTTACAACAATAATCATAGCTGCTTATATTATACTTGCTTAAACTTTCATTGTTTAGATTTGATAAATTTATGTTCTAGTTTGATTAGCTGAGCGTCACCAAAATAACGGTTAATCGATCAAAGTATTATCCATATTAAAAGTTTTATATTGCAAATAACGATTATAAAAGGATGTTAACAATGACTGCTACTCCTAAAAAAATGCATATTTTAATTACTGGTGCGACATCTGGTATCGGTAAGCAATTGGCAAAAGATTATCTATTAGCGGGTCATACGGTCTATGCGGTTGGGCGTGATACTAACGCGCTTGCTGAGCTAAAAGAATTGGGTGCAATGCCCATTAATGTAGATTTGATGGATCGCGAAAAGGTTATGGAAGCGTTTGCTAAAACCAGTCAAATTGACTTGGCAATTTGTGGTGCAGGCATGTGCGAATATTTAGATATGCCAAACTTTGATAGCAGCGTATTTATGAAAGTCATATCAGTAAATATGGGCACGTTATCGCACGCGATTGAGGGTGTATTGCCACAACTTATTGCGTCAAAGGGTCGGCTCGTGGGTATCGGTTCTGCGTCTGCTTATGTGCCTTTTGCTCGTGCCGAAGCTTATGGCAGCTCGAAAGCTGCGATTCATTATCTCATGAAAACTTTGCAAATTAGCCTTGCACCGCATGATGTGGCGGTGAGCTTGGTCGTACCAGGATTTGTAGAAACGCCAATGACAAAACAAAACGACTTTCCTATGCCTTTTATCCAAACCACAGAGCAGGCAAGCCGCGCCATTCGTAATGGTATTGACAATGGGGATGAAGTCATTGAGTTTCCTAAAAAGCTAACCTTACCGCTAAAGACGTTAGGTGCATTGCCAGATATGGTGTGGCAACAAGTTAGCAAAAAGATGAATAAAAAATAGCTTGTCTTGATATACCTGAGAATATCTAAAAAAACAACAAGGAACGTCTTTATGTCGTTTTTCCATCGTAAAGCTAAGCGTACAAAAGCAGTCTCTAGCGCTTCTAATTCTAATGCCTCTAATGTTTTGAATAACAACAGCCGCGATTTACCGGACGTTATAGATGTCCAAGATAAAAAGCGAGTCGCCATCATTGGTTCAGGTGTATCGGGGCTGACTTGTGCGCATTATTTGTCTAAACAATATGAGGTGACGATATTTGAAGCCAATGACTATATCGGCGGTCATGTGAATACGATTGATGTGACGCTGCAAACGGGTAAAAAAACCAACAGTAAGCATTCAGAAACCAGTGCGATTGATACTGGTTTTATTGTGTTTAATGAACGTACGTATCCAAATTTTTTCCGACTGTTACATGATTTACAAGTTCCGTTTCAAGCAACAGACATGAGCTTTTCAGTAAAAAACGTTGCCCGTAATTTTGAATATAATGGACATACGCTAAACACTTTATTGTCGCAACGTAAAAACGTATTAAACCCAAAATTTTGGCAGTTTATTAAAGATATTTTGCAGTTTAACAAGCATATTCGCCAGTTATGTCAAGATTTCGACACCGCAAAAGCACAAGGTCAGGATGTGAGTGTATTAACAAAGCAGACGCTTGGTAGTTATTTAGACAGCAAGCATTATGGTAATTTATTTACGGATAATTATTTACTGCCGATGGTGTCTGCTATCTGGTCAACGAGCCTTAAAGAAGTACAGGATTTTCCCTTGGTATTTTTTGCGCAGTTTTTCGATAATCATGGGTTGCTTGAGGTGGTCAATCGCCCACAGTGGTTCACGATTAAAGGTGGCTCAAAACAATATGTGAATAAATTGGTCACGCGCTTTGTTAAAGCGGGCGGTACAATTAAAGTAAATAGTCCAGTGGCTGCGGTCACGCGTAGCGCAGATAAAGTAACGCTTAAGGTTATGAATAAGACAGATGATAACGCAGAAACGCTTATATTTGACGAGGTGATTTTTGCTTGTCATGCCGATACAGCGCAGCGCTTATTGGCAGATGCGAGCAAGGACGAAACTGAAATATTAAGTCATTTTCAGTTTACTAATAATACCGCTGTCCTACATACCGATAGCAGCGTCTTACCGAAAAAGCCTTTGGCGTGGGCAAGTTGGAATTACTTGATTGACGACGTACCAAAAAATAAAACTGACGCTAAGCAACCGACTTCAAAACCCGTGCTCACTTATCATATGAATATTTTGCAGCGCTTGACCAAGCAGCATAATTATTTGGTCACACTTAATCCGGCGACACTCAATAAAAGCATTGATGAGACGCATGTAATTAAGAAAATTGATTATAGCCATCCGATTTATAACAATGAGATGATTGAAGCGCAAGCACAATGGTCACGAATTTCTGGTAGTGGTTTGCATACTCATTTTTG
This genomic window from Psychrobacter urativorans contains:
- a CDS encoding flotillin family protein; translation: MEILIYWLVIAGVIVVALLIIGFIFTRLYTRASKEVSFVRTGMGGESVILNGGAFVLPVLHEVIPVNMNTLRLEVRRADTEALITKDRMRVDVKAEFYVRVSPLKESIATAAQTLGMKTMAPSELKELVEGKFVDALRAVAAEMQMEELHEKRVDFVQRVQRAVSEDLAKNGLELETVSLTGLDQTKFEYFNPQNAFDAEGMTRLTKTIQERLKLRNDIEQETDLAIKTKNLEAERSRINIVREEEYAKLEQEREISIRRAEQASNIATEESIKQREAEAAKISAQREIDLQRINADRDTKNQNIMKEQAVEQANIERQKSLELSEQERQIAVAEKSRAESMAKAEADKARALAVQQAENVTTVREREIAERAKAVRLIKASEEAEIDAIEIKVAAQAEKQAAADRAEAVRIEAQAAADKQRLIAQGEADAQLVIAHATAEKYRVKAEGQEALNKAANMLSSDQIDMQIRIALLERLPSIIAESVKPIQNIDGIKILQVGGNGAGMLGGQVPNGVAADATGNGSSSNSLADDMVSSALRYRSQAPLIDHLLGELGLAGGGDMNALTSALVDSQFSPVNNKRTADNKANDNSSNRS
- a CDS encoding OB-fold-containig protein yields the protein MWEILNTSAFAPFAIAALVLLILLVVELLGFFFGGISGFLDNILPDALVDADFDSNISMNADADISLGLKALDWLYVGRIPTMILLIVLIASFCISGFVIQQLAFAVLGSFISPWLASLDALVISFPLLKIIASLLYPILPKDESSAVSADSLVGRQARIVLGYASIGQPAQAKLTDEHGQTHYVMVEPDPDCISGHHARSRVSLPIAAEVNNPAVTITAEDALIITKKASGHYLVKKL
- a CDS encoding pyridoxal phosphate-dependent aminotransferase, with product MSELQLSDRVNSIKPSPTLAITSKAAELKAAGKDIIGLGAGEPDFDTPEHVKQAAMQAMNEGFTKYTAVDGTPALKKAIIEKFKRDNDISYEPNEILVSVGGKQSFFNLAQAFINPGDEVIIPAPYWVSYPDMVIMAEGVPVIVKCPAEQDFKITPEQLEAAITDKTKLLVLNSPSNPTGMIYSLDELKALAEVLKKHPQVYVASDDMYEHIRWTSDKFYNILNAAPELKERAIILNGVSKAYAMTGWRIGYAGGPAKLIGAMKKVQGQSTSCPTSISQVAAEAAISGDQNVLDPMIAAFEQRCDLVVDGLNAIKGITCLRPDGAFYVYPNIVPLIKAAGLKSCTEFSAWLLEKVGVAVVPGDAFGLGGHMRISYATDEATLKDALARIEKAVAELDVAE
- a CDS encoding SDR family NAD(P)-dependent oxidoreductase; translated protein: MTATPKKMHILITGATSGIGKQLAKDYLLAGHTVYAVGRDTNALAELKELGAMPINVDLMDREKVMEAFAKTSQIDLAICGAGMCEYLDMPNFDSSVFMKVISVNMGTLSHAIEGVLPQLIASKGRLVGIGSASAYVPFARAEAYGSSKAAIHYLMKTLQISLAPHDVAVSLVVPGFVETPMTKQNDFPMPFIQTTEQASRAIRNGIDNGDEVIEFPKKLTLPLKTLGALPDMVWQQVSKKMNKK
- a CDS encoding NAD(P)/FAD-dependent oxidoreductase, with amino-acid sequence MSFFHRKAKRTKAVSSASNSNASNVLNNNSRDLPDVIDVQDKKRVAIIGSGVSGLTCAHYLSKQYEVTIFEANDYIGGHVNTIDVTLQTGKKTNSKHSETSAIDTGFIVFNERTYPNFFRLLHDLQVPFQATDMSFSVKNVARNFEYNGHTLNTLLSQRKNVLNPKFWQFIKDILQFNKHIRQLCQDFDTAKAQGQDVSVLTKQTLGSYLDSKHYGNLFTDNYLLPMVSAIWSTSLKEVQDFPLVFFAQFFDNHGLLEVVNRPQWFTIKGGSKQYVNKLVTRFVKAGGTIKVNSPVAAVTRSADKVTLKVMNKTDDNAETLIFDEVIFACHADTAQRLLADASKDETEILSHFQFTNNTAVLHTDSSVLPKKPLAWASWNYLIDDVPKNKTDAKQPTSKPVLTYHMNILQRLTKQHNYLVTLNPATLNKSIDETHVIKKIDYSHPIYNNEMIEAQAQWSRISGSGLHTHFCGAYWFNGFHEDGVRSGLRVCQALGNHTDIKDEVDSNHLPDAENAHTPFRYRDLPVNADKNSRKLKKRQVITATTNQELVDYIATLQPTVHEFSQKKKRGFFSKRMKEKAK